In Gimesia benthica, a single window of DNA contains:
- the argS gene encoding arginine--tRNA ligase — protein MNILAELRSRFEPVLTEWTDNPSSVIDMLKASQDPKFGDYQANFAMPLAARIPDLKPRDLAAQIVEKVDLSDFCEPLEIAGPGFINIKLKQDWLQEQSRQLVQDERVGVSAAETPQKVVVDFSAPNVAKPMHVGHLRSTVIGDANYRVLKFLGHDVVGDNHIGDWGTQFGMIIFGYKHFLNQAAFQEAPVTELARLYRLVNQLSDYHASKNSLLQKEQEIEQLTEKLQTLEGTADQTDKKVQKQLKKLKAELDDKQKALSSLQESLSQLEANEDLHSKAVAFPDIARLAREETAKLHAGDAENNDLWKQFLPQCLDAIQGVYDRLDIHFDMALGESYYQPMLADVVADLKAKGLATESQGAICVFIEGKEAPFIVQKQDGAFTYATTDLATIKYRAEELKADRVLYVVDSRQSEHFQLLFATVKEWGYSNLELQHVSFGTVLGKNKRPYKTRSGDTVGLESLLDEAIESAYQIVSQNDDAKPNGPELDEAERRDVAEVVGLGGIKYADLKHNRDSDYIFDLDKMLAKQGDTATYMQYAYARVNGIFRKGGIDREELRTHQQSLNLIEPTEIALAMKINRYSEILESVAAEARPNYLTNYLYELADLFSTFYDVCPVLKADDETVRTSRLLLSDLTARVVQNGLSLLGIRTCERM, from the coding sequence ATGAATATCCTCGCCGAACTGAGAAGCCGGTTTGAACCTGTATTAACTGAATGGACCGACAATCCCTCTTCGGTCATCGACATGCTCAAAGCCTCACAGGACCCCAAATTCGGGGACTACCAGGCGAACTTCGCGATGCCACTGGCAGCCAGAATTCCCGACCTGAAACCGCGTGACCTGGCCGCGCAAATCGTCGAAAAGGTGGACCTGTCTGATTTCTGTGAACCACTGGAAATTGCCGGCCCGGGTTTTATCAACATCAAACTCAAACAGGACTGGCTCCAGGAACAGTCCCGGCAGCTGGTTCAGGACGAACGAGTGGGCGTGTCCGCCGCTGAAACGCCTCAGAAAGTCGTGGTCGACTTCTCCGCGCCGAATGTTGCCAAACCGATGCACGTCGGTCACCTGAGAAGTACCGTGATCGGCGATGCCAACTATCGGGTCCTGAAATTTCTGGGGCACGATGTCGTAGGTGATAACCACATCGGCGACTGGGGTACCCAGTTCGGGATGATCATCTTTGGCTACAAGCATTTTCTAAACCAGGCAGCCTTCCAGGAGGCCCCGGTTACCGAGCTGGCACGACTTTACCGGCTGGTCAACCAGTTGTCTGATTACCACGCTTCTAAAAACTCTCTTCTGCAGAAGGAACAGGAAATCGAGCAGCTGACGGAAAAGCTGCAGACGCTCGAGGGAACAGCAGACCAGACTGACAAAAAGGTACAAAAACAGCTTAAAAAACTCAAAGCCGAACTGGATGACAAACAAAAAGCCCTCAGTTCACTGCAGGAAAGCCTCAGCCAGCTGGAAGCCAATGAAGACCTGCACAGCAAGGCGGTCGCCTTTCCGGATATCGCTCGACTGGCGCGGGAAGAAACCGCAAAACTCCATGCCGGTGATGCTGAGAACAACGACCTGTGGAAACAGTTTCTCCCGCAGTGCCTGGATGCCATTCAGGGCGTATACGATCGACTTGACATCCACTTTGACATGGCACTGGGGGAAAGCTATTACCAGCCCATGCTGGCGGATGTGGTCGCGGACCTGAAAGCCAAAGGTCTGGCAACTGAGAGCCAGGGAGCGATCTGTGTTTTCATCGAAGGCAAAGAGGCTCCCTTCATCGTGCAGAAACAGGATGGTGCCTTCACCTATGCCACAACCGACCTGGCAACGATCAAGTACCGGGCAGAGGAGCTCAAAGCAGATCGAGTCCTGTACGTGGTTGATTCCCGACAGAGCGAACACTTTCAACTGCTGTTCGCCACAGTCAAGGAATGGGGCTACTCCAATCTGGAACTGCAACACGTCAGCTTCGGAACCGTACTGGGCAAAAACAAACGACCTTATAAAACCCGATCGGGCGATACGGTCGGCCTGGAAAGCCTGTTGGACGAAGCTATCGAGAGCGCTTACCAGATCGTGTCCCAGAATGACGATGCCAAACCGAATGGCCCGGAACTGGATGAAGCCGAGAGACGGGATGTCGCTGAAGTTGTGGGGCTGGGAGGCATCAAATACGCCGACCTGAAGCACAACCGGGACAGCGACTATATCTTTGACCTGGACAAAATGCTGGCCAAGCAGGGTGATACGGCCACCTACATGCAGTACGCTTATGCCCGGGTGAATGGCATCTTCCGCAAGGGAGGCATCGACAGAGAAGAACTGCGGACGCATCAGCAGTCTCTCAACCTGATTGAACCTACCGAAATCGCCCTGGCGATGAAAATCAACCGGTACTCTGAGATCCTGGAAAGTGTCGCCGCGGAAGCACGGCCCAACTACCTGACCAACTACCTCTACGAACTGGCTGACCTCTTCAGTACCTTCTATGACGTCTGCCCCGTGTTAAAGGCTGACGATGAGACTGTCAGAACGAGCCGACTGCTGCTCTCCGATCTGACCGCCCGGGTCGTTCAGAATGGCCTGTCACTCCTGGGGATCAGAACCTGCGAGCGAATGTGA
- the rsfS gene encoding ribosome silencing factor has translation MSSLERACLCARVCEQFKGQDIVVLDVTKITPLFDYFIITTANNQRQAHAIAEEIRVLMKQDHANRRNIEGKDSNWILGDYGDVVLHIFTDDARGLYDLERLWGDAPQLDWQSHKPADSQ, from the coding sequence ATGTCGAGTCTGGAACGTGCCTGCCTGTGCGCCCGTGTCTGCGAACAGTTTAAAGGTCAGGACATCGTGGTCCTCGACGTCACGAAAATCACCCCACTGTTCGACTACTTCATCATCACCACCGCGAACAACCAGCGGCAGGCCCATGCCATTGCCGAGGAAATCCGAGTCCTGATGAAGCAGGATCACGCAAATCGCCGCAACATCGAAGGCAAGGACAGCAATTGGATCCTGGGTGACTATGGCGACGTAGTGCTGCACATCTTCACCGATGATGCCCGCGGGCTATACGACCTCGAGCGTCTCTGGGGGGATGCCCCCCAGTTGGACTGGCAGTCGCACAAACCCGCGGATTCGCAGTAA
- a CDS encoding sodium-translocating pyrophosphatase produces the protein MRFSTVARYSLVRPVPKLITLTISMLFCSAPLLAAETSDASPPVAASESVVISWLLAIAGAVFALFTAYRFFSWMVAQSEGDARMKTIAEHVREGARAYLDQQFKVVTLFFAVVCALLAFMAFGLNTQSHWVPFAFLTGGFFSALAGWFGMRTATLASARTAHAAKESLNNGLQVAFRSGAVMGLVVVGLGLLDISLWFGVLHWIVKMPLAEITVTMLCFGMGASSQALFARVGGGIFTKAADVGADLVGKVEAGIPEDDPRNPATIADNVGDNVGDVAGMGADLYESYCGSILASGALGVAAYHGYPKMQMMCLLLPMCLAAVGIFLSVTGIFMVKTEEGASQKNLLKALAKGIDTAAFCVIVASLGLVWIMLVIPSQSAGIPEDSPLLTGNKLFGVFGAIVSGLVAGWLIGKWTEYSTSDEFKPTRFIADQSSTGPATVIIAGIAEGFYSVWVPILVIGVAIIVAFGLCTGFDFQNSQVFAMGLYGVAIAAVGMLSTLGVTLATDAYGPIADNAGGNAEMSGQEPFVRQRTDALDSLGNTTAATGKGFAIGSAALTALALLAAYVEEVRIGFERWVENSAIVQTVTDDPSNASALKLSKNCIALRIPDKDGNAPKHNNMGYLLFPALHQTQITPGRTKIEEAEVGSIINGLNITELLLRSDCVEVKKATVPDFSRFYNFSLLNPKVLVGIFFGVMIAFVFCAMTMKAVGRAAGAMVDEVRRQFREIAGIMENEAEPDYAACVEISTAAAQREMILPAMLGLLSPVVVGVLLGVPGVVGLLVGALTSGFAVAIMMANAGGAWDNAKKYIEAGAHGGKGTDAHKATVVGDTVGDPFKDTSGPSLNILIKLMSMVSVVIAGFIIQYALELF, from the coding sequence ATGAGGTTTTCTACCGTCGCTCGCTACTCGCTCGTTCGTCCTGTTCCCAAACTCATCACTCTAACCATCAGCATGCTCTTCTGCTCCGCTCCCTTGCTGGCAGCAGAAACATCAGATGCCTCGCCACCAGTGGCCGCATCTGAATCCGTCGTCATCAGCTGGCTACTTGCGATTGCAGGTGCGGTCTTCGCCCTGTTTACTGCTTATCGTTTTTTCTCCTGGATGGTCGCGCAGTCCGAAGGTGACGCCCGCATGAAGACCATCGCCGAGCATGTCCGTGAAGGAGCCCGTGCTTACCTGGACCAGCAGTTCAAGGTCGTGACCCTGTTCTTTGCCGTGGTCTGTGCACTGCTTGCCTTCATGGCCTTTGGCCTCAACACTCAATCACACTGGGTCCCCTTCGCCTTTTTGACGGGGGGCTTTTTCTCTGCACTGGCAGGCTGGTTTGGTATGCGAACCGCCACACTCGCCAGTGCTCGTACCGCCCATGCGGCGAAAGAATCACTCAACAACGGCCTGCAGGTCGCATTCCGCAGTGGTGCGGTGATGGGACTCGTCGTTGTGGGGCTCGGACTGTTGGACATCAGTCTCTGGTTCGGTGTCCTGCACTGGATCGTCAAGATGCCTCTGGCTGAGATCACCGTCACCATGCTCTGCTTTGGTATGGGAGCCAGTAGCCAGGCACTGTTTGCCCGCGTGGGTGGTGGTATCTTTACCAAAGCCGCGGACGTCGGAGCCGACCTCGTCGGTAAAGTGGAAGCAGGCATCCCCGAAGACGACCCGCGTAACCCGGCTACGATTGCTGACAACGTGGGCGACAACGTAGGTGATGTCGCCGGCATGGGGGCAGACCTTTATGAATCATACTGTGGTTCCATCCTGGCCAGTGGTGCTCTGGGTGTCGCCGCATATCACGGTTATCCCAAAATGCAGATGATGTGCCTGTTGCTGCCCATGTGTCTGGCCGCAGTCGGAATCTTCCTTTCGGTCACCGGGATCTTCATGGTGAAAACAGAGGAAGGTGCATCCCAAAAAAATCTGTTGAAAGCACTGGCCAAGGGAATCGACACTGCCGCCTTCTGTGTGATTGTCGCCTCCCTGGGCCTGGTCTGGATCATGCTGGTAATCCCTTCGCAGTCCGCGGGAATCCCAGAAGATTCTCCACTGCTGACGGGGAACAAACTGTTTGGTGTCTTCGGCGCGATCGTCTCCGGTCTGGTTGCAGGCTGGCTGATCGGGAAATGGACCGAGTATTCTACCAGCGATGAATTCAAACCGACTCGCTTCATCGCGGATCAGTCTTCAACTGGTCCAGCGACCGTGATTATCGCCGGGATCGCAGAAGGCTTTTACAGCGTCTGGGTACCGATTCTCGTGATTGGTGTCGCCATCATCGTCGCCTTTGGCTTATGCACCGGCTTCGACTTCCAGAACTCGCAGGTATTCGCGATGGGCCTGTATGGCGTTGCGATCGCCGCTGTGGGGATGTTGAGCACACTCGGGGTGACACTCGCCACCGATGCCTATGGTCCGATTGCCGACAATGCCGGCGGTAACGCGGAAATGAGCGGGCAGGAACCGTTTGTACGCCAGCGAACCGACGCCCTGGACAGTCTGGGGAACACGACAGCTGCTACCGGAAAAGGCTTCGCAATCGGCTCAGCTGCTTTGACAGCGCTGGCTCTGCTGGCCGCCTACGTGGAAGAAGTCCGCATCGGGTTTGAACGCTGGGTTGAGAACTCTGCCATCGTGCAAACGGTAACCGACGATCCCTCGAATGCGTCTGCACTGAAGCTGAGCAAAAACTGTATCGCGCTCCGTATTCCAGACAAGGACGGCAACGCTCCCAAACACAACAACATGGGTTACCTGCTGTTCCCCGCCCTGCACCAGACGCAAATTACGCCCGGGCGAACCAAAATCGAAGAAGCTGAAGTGGGATCGATTATCAACGGTCTGAACATCACAGAGCTCCTGCTGCGCAGCGACTGTGTGGAAGTCAAAAAAGCGACCGTCCCCGACTTCTCCCGTTTCTATAATTTCTCGCTGCTGAACCCCAAGGTACTGGTTGGGATCTTTTTCGGCGTGATGATTGCCTTCGTCTTTTGTGCGATGACAATGAAGGCTGTCGGCCGCGCCGCGGGTGCGATGGTGGACGAAGTCCGGCGGCAATTCCGTGAAATCGCAGGGATTATGGAAAACGAAGCCGAACCGGATTACGCCGCCTGTGTCGAAATCAGTACAGCTGCGGCACAGCGTGAAATGATTCTGCCCGCTATGCTGGGCCTGCTCTCCCCGGTTGTCGTGGGTGTCCTGCTGGGAGTCCCCGGCGTAGTAGGCCTGCTGGTGGGAGCCTTGACGAGTGGGTTCGCAGTTGCCATTATGATGGCTAATGCCGGTGGTGCCTGGGATAATGCTAAGAAGTACATCGAAGCAGGCGCACATGGCGGCAAGGGAACTGATGCGCACAAAGCCACAGTAGTAGGTGATACCGTAGGTGACCCGTTCAAGGACACCAGCGGTCCCAGCCTGAATATTCTGATCAAGTTGATGAGTATGGTTTCTGTTGTCATAGCCGGTTTTATCATCCAATACGCATTAGAGCTATTTTAA
- a CDS encoding Minf_1886 family protein, producing MTFATNLTRPKLQYHPNAYDFIFEALQQAQEIYAHSISELPEQEEAHVSGQELLEGVRILALKQFGLMTQTVFKQWGVQSTKDFGKMVFEMIEHGRMRKTDNDRLEDFVDIYDFQQVFDANYIIDTSEVFTRNPA from the coding sequence ATGACATTTGCAACCAATCTAACCCGCCCCAAACTGCAATATCACCCGAATGCCTACGACTTTATCTTTGAAGCGTTGCAGCAGGCGCAAGAGATTTACGCACACTCCATCTCAGAACTCCCCGAACAGGAAGAAGCACATGTTTCGGGACAGGAACTCCTGGAGGGAGTGCGCATTCTGGCCCTCAAACAGTTCGGCCTGATGACCCAAACCGTGTTCAAACAATGGGGCGTGCAATCTACCAAAGACTTCGGCAAGATGGTCTTCGAAATGATCGAGCATGGCAGAATGCGGAAGACCGACAACGATCGCCTGGAAGATTTCGTCGACATCTACGACTTCCAGCAGGTGTTCGACGCGAACTACATCATCGACACCAGCGAAGTCTTCACACGCAACCCTGCGTAA
- a CDS encoding PSP1 domain-containing protein: protein MNNEVSGYIVRYGSTRMIGEFSTKGPDELPRNASVIVKSDRGHEWGEILSPATDRVRSFMKDTKTVGRIIRSVTDDDYRQRDKNRHEERTEFLGCQDLVKEHKLQMQLVDVEHIFGGERIIFYYLAEKRVDFRELVKALARKYRSRIEMRQIGVRDEAKLLADYGDCGKTVCCGTHLTEMPPVSMKMAKLQKTSLDPNKLSGRCGRLKCCLRYEYDTYRSYKKELPPVGSFVVTEQGEGKVTNQDILSECVQVIYPDSRKSIVHRKDIQEVIKKKKGEGQPPGTGNHSIKNRPAEIGQIGIDFPENPNDNFSLSEAQSPKIVLTKVSVTETLDCNNIRDRKRSSKKVWVKT, encoded by the coding sequence ATGAATAACGAAGTCTCAGGTTACATCGTCCGCTACGGGTCAACTCGCATGATTGGCGAGTTCTCCACCAAGGGCCCCGATGAGTTGCCACGGAATGCCTCTGTCATTGTCAAAAGCGATCGCGGTCATGAATGGGGCGAAATTCTCTCTCCCGCCACGGACCGCGTACGCTCCTTCATGAAAGATACCAAAACCGTCGGCCGCATCATTCGCTCTGTCACCGATGATGATTATCGCCAGCGTGACAAGAATCGACACGAGGAACGCACAGAGTTTCTAGGCTGCCAGGACCTGGTGAAAGAACACAAGCTGCAGATGCAGCTGGTCGATGTGGAACATATTTTTGGTGGGGAAAGGATCATCTTTTATTACCTGGCCGAGAAACGCGTCGACTTCCGCGAACTGGTCAAAGCGCTGGCCCGCAAATATCGATCACGGATTGAAATGCGACAGATTGGTGTCCGGGATGAAGCCAAACTGCTGGCCGACTACGGCGACTGCGGCAAAACAGTGTGTTGTGGAACACATCTGACCGAAATGCCACCGGTATCCATGAAGATGGCCAAGCTGCAGAAAACCTCACTGGACCCTAACAAGCTTTCCGGTCGCTGTGGCAGACTCAAATGCTGCCTGCGCTACGAGTACGACACTTACCGCAGTTATAAAAAAGAACTGCCCCCGGTCGGTTCATTCGTCGTCACGGAGCAGGGGGAAGGAAAAGTCACCAATCAGGATATCCTTTCGGAATGCGTTCAGGTGATCTATCCCGATTCGCGAAAATCAATTGTCCATAGAAAAGATATTCAGGAAGTCATCAAGAAGAAAAAAGGGGAAGGCCAGCCCCCGGGAACGGGAAATCACTCAATCAAAAACCGGCCCGCTGAAATTGGCCAGATCGGGATTGATTTTCCTGAAAATCCCAATGATAATTTCTCGCTATCTGAAGCGCAATCTCCTAAGATAGTATTGACGAAGGTCTCTGTGACAGAAACACTGGATTGTAACAACATCAGAGACCGCAAACGCTCGAGTAAGAAGGTATGGGTGAAAACATGA
- the holB gene encoding DNA polymerase III subunit delta', with protein sequence MTTDQIRGHQTILEMLDRALSRGRLPHALLFAGPVGVGKNRVARYLAQCLFCEQTPSDQLSCCRECNSCKQMAAGTHPDLISIECPPDKAILPLSLIIGSEERRGREGVCYEMSLRPMTGNRRIAVIDDADKMNAESANALLKTLEEPSANYLMILIASELDAILPTIRSRCQLIRFAELSADDVSELLLEHQLAESPEQAQQVARLSGGSLDVASQLLDENLQELRTSITRLLCQHPFRPQAFSQAVIKAVDDIGGNTAAQRKTAHWILHFCADFYHQALQTAAGHESAVNNAQIDKFVNGFPGSTEDRIEKLGSLLDRLLETEEQIDRNATISLCIENLSEDLRSLQKSTS encoded by the coding sequence ATGACAACCGACCAGATCCGAGGTCATCAAACCATTCTGGAAATGCTCGACCGGGCCCTGTCCCGCGGACGCCTGCCGCACGCGCTGCTGTTCGCCGGTCCGGTGGGCGTGGGTAAGAACCGGGTCGCCCGTTATCTTGCCCAGTGCCTGTTCTGTGAACAGACTCCCTCAGACCAGCTCAGCTGCTGTCGCGAATGCAACTCCTGCAAACAGATGGCCGCCGGTACGCATCCCGATTTGATCAGCATCGAATGCCCTCCCGACAAAGCCATCCTCCCTTTAAGCCTGATCATCGGCAGCGAAGAGCGACGGGGCCGCGAAGGGGTCTGTTATGAAATGTCGCTCCGTCCCATGACCGGGAATCGACGGATTGCAGTCATTGACGACGCTGACAAAATGAATGCCGAGAGCGCCAACGCACTTTTGAAAACCCTGGAAGAGCCCTCGGCGAATTACCTGATGATTCTGATCGCCAGTGAGCTGGATGCGATCCTGCCCACCATTCGTTCCCGCTGCCAGCTGATCCGGTTTGCTGAACTCTCTGCAGACGATGTATCCGAACTGCTGCTGGAGCATCAACTGGCGGAGTCTCCCGAACAGGCGCAACAGGTTGCCCGACTGTCGGGGGGCTCGCTGGATGTCGCCAGCCAGTTGCTGGATGAGAACCTGCAGGAACTCAGGACAAGCATCACGCGCCTGTTGTGCCAGCATCCCTTCCGTCCGCAGGCGTTTTCACAGGCGGTGATCAAAGCAGTGGATGATATCGGCGGCAATACTGCAGCTCAGCGGAAAACTGCTCACTGGATCCTGCATTTCTGTGCCGACTTCTATCACCAGGCATTACAGACGGCCGCCGGACATGAGTCGGCGGTGAACAATGCGCAGATCGACAAATTTGTGAACGGATTCCCCGGCTCAACCGAAGACCGGATCGAGAAGCTGGGTTCGCTGCTGGATCGACTGCTGGAAACCGAAGAACAGATCGATCGGAACGCCACGATCAGCCTCTGTATCGAAAACCTGAGCGAAGACCTCCGGTCGCTGCAGAAAAGCACTTCCTGA
- a CDS encoding biotin/lipoyl-containing protein — protein sequence MPTPITVPPLKNQDQKLTVSLWLTRTGEPVNRGDRVVELLIPGVTFDVAAPCTGTLARCECRSGDEVHEGTVLGWIESSEASPSDETADSGPE from the coding sequence ATGCCGACCCCGATCACGGTTCCTCCCCTGAAAAATCAGGATCAGAAACTGACGGTCAGTCTCTGGCTGACACGAACGGGAGAACCGGTTAACCGGGGAGACCGGGTTGTCGAACTTCTGATTCCCGGTGTGACATTCGATGTGGCGGCCCCCTGCACCGGAACGCTTGCCCGTTGTGAATGTCGATCCGGAGACGAAGTGCACGAGGGGACCGTGCTGGGCTGGATCGAATCTTCCGAAGCCAGCCCGTCAGACGAAACAGCTGACTCTGGACCTGAGTGA
- the lipA gene encoding lipoyl synthase gives MSTLNIITDPAPAPRQRLPKWLKRPMPKPGMAFTSNVIEDLNLVTVCESAKCPNRTECWSHKTATLMILGNVCTRPCGFCSIAKGKTETVQLDEPERVAEAAARLGLEHVVITSVTRDDLPDGGAEHFYNCILAVRERTGADIEVLTPDFRGNRDAIQRVIEAHPDVFNHNTETVPRLYHRVRRNAVYQRTLDLLKQVKDTDPSIVTKSGLMLGLGETREEILEVCADLRAVGCDIVTIGQYLQPTPENLPVERFLPPEEFDEVGDQVRALGFKLVASGPFVRSSYHAGEMASVLGKES, from the coding sequence ATGTCGACACTTAATATCATCACCGATCCCGCCCCCGCACCCCGGCAGCGTCTTCCCAAGTGGCTCAAACGGCCCATGCCGAAGCCCGGCATGGCTTTCACCAGCAACGTGATCGAAGACCTCAATCTGGTCACCGTCTGCGAAAGTGCCAAATGCCCGAATCGCACCGAATGCTGGTCGCATAAAACAGCGACCCTGATGATCCTGGGAAATGTCTGCACGCGACCTTGCGGGTTCTGCTCGATCGCCAAGGGGAAAACCGAAACCGTACAGTTGGACGAACCCGAACGCGTAGCGGAAGCAGCCGCCCGTCTGGGCCTCGAACATGTGGTGATTACCTCTGTCACGCGTGACGATCTGCCCGACGGCGGGGCAGAACACTTCTATAACTGCATCCTGGCAGTCCGCGAACGGACCGGGGCAGACATCGAAGTCTTGACTCCTGACTTCCGTGGTAATCGTGATGCCATTCAGCGGGTGATTGAAGCTCATCCTGATGTGTTTAACCACAACACCGAAACGGTGCCGCGTCTGTATCACCGCGTCCGTCGGAACGCCGTCTATCAGCGGACCCTGGATCTGCTGAAGCAGGTGAAAGATACTGATCCGAGCATCGTCACGAAAAGTGGTTTGATGCTGGGGCTCGGCGAAACACGCGAGGAAATACTCGAAGTCTGTGCCGATCTGCGGGCCGTTGGCTGTGACATTGTGACCATCGGCCAGTACCTGCAGCCTACGCCTGAGAACCTGCCGGTTGAGCGTTTCCTGCCGCCGGAAGAATTCGATGAAGTGGGCGATCAGGTGCGGGCACTGGGATTCAAACTGGTGGCCAGTGGTCCCTTCGTCCGTTCCAGTTATCATGCAGGCGAAATGGCATCGGTACTGGGGAAAGAGTCCTGA
- a CDS encoding lipoyl(octanoyl) transferase LipB — MSLSASETGHSMRQHKTLKVYLLGCVDFDSLLTLQERALQEIHYQQDESAVLFVCEHPPIVTVGREGSHHQLSGAYHDLKAKQIEVRWTNRGGGALLHAPGQLAVYPLFPLKQLGIGISEFRDHLQRATRSAAGEQGVDCETCPDDSGILGRCGQFAFLGAAIKSWISYYGLYINVSPDMKLQRLIDANRFDHRVTSLSATLTREASMGSVRESMIRNLAQQFGYPDPHIFTRHPLLHRVKKKVYVDT; from the coding sequence ATGAGTTTATCCGCTTCAGAGACAGGCCATTCCATGCGTCAGCACAAGACGCTGAAGGTCTACCTGCTGGGCTGTGTGGACTTTGATTCCCTGCTGACACTGCAGGAACGGGCTCTGCAAGAGATCCATTACCAGCAGGACGAGTCCGCAGTTCTGTTTGTCTGTGAACACCCGCCCATCGTTACAGTGGGGCGTGAAGGCAGCCATCACCAGCTGTCCGGGGCCTATCACGACCTGAAGGCGAAACAGATTGAGGTTCGCTGGACGAATCGGGGAGGCGGAGCCCTGCTGCATGCCCCCGGGCAACTGGCCGTTTATCCCCTGTTCCCCCTCAAACAGCTGGGCATTGGCATCAGCGAATTCCGGGATCATCTGCAGAGGGCAACACGCAGTGCAGCCGGCGAGCAGGGTGTCGACTGTGAAACCTGTCCGGATGACTCAGGAATTTTGGGCCGTTGTGGACAGTTTGCCTTTCTGGGGGCTGCGATCAAATCCTGGATTTCTTACTATGGTTTGTATATTAATGTGTCTCCTGATATGAAACTGCAGCGTCTGATCGACGCCAATCGATTTGACCACCGCGTGACTTCCCTGTCGGCAACGCTCACGCGGGAAGCCAGTATGGGTTCGGTTCGCGAAAGCATGATTCGCAACCTGGCTCAGCAGTTCGGCTATCCGGATCCCCACATTTTTACACGACACCCGTTACTGCATCGAGTAAAGAAGAAAGTTTATGTCGACACTTAA